The Kwoniella shandongensis chromosome 11, complete sequence genome has a segment encoding these proteins:
- a CDS encoding phosphatidylserine decarboxylase, whose amino-acid sequence MAPDMEAALALSDSNANANDQARHNTQRSHPRLKRLATKPLKLAASTFRNRPRSNSASRGQSPDRSTATSTEHSSSAPSIAEGKTGSSNGGGGGGGGVWRRRRSHHLHHSHMPVSSEAATLTPTQVASAARGPRKPLEGEEPAAWLRVRVVKAQDLVAKDRSGTSDPFLSLLMPPSSRQTTPVVKKTLNPTFPSESSTFDFPLYNSLSGVVGGRGLEGVLWDKDLMRKEYMGELAIPIEDWFPGGDVKLWSEDLPILTHRLLSTRRKHQVSGTVSFQIGFIPSKNASPNEDTLRKARMVYGAMVEQATIGRGAIGVLGVPAYKGIGTVKMRRKSTFDASDESEKSSISRFSSAKAAIKNSVSGNHKTSPLSSEVDRLGVEAEVEEDFDEDDILSDDGMSSSSSDEYEDAVDEEDDHQIPASESPSLVETLIEKMSGQTAGLPSGKPANVPQRPSEDQVPKTAGLLTPSHSQAMPRTPSRQTSLPGYFDSATTGRSGLDSGLSTPTITTPGGTKTRRPLFKRGKSRTGSQNQLQQIEKKSKKKKGFNFDAAQGREVLGIVILEIKGAADLPKLKNALRVSFDMDPFVVISFGKKVFRTRVIRHSLNPTWDEKLLFHVRRHESSYTMQFAVLDWDKVSGNDMVGTCTLPLSELVADAPKPDAETGLYDKEVDGKHEMKEFTLPISTDKDVAWEAKHSPKLTIRAKYEPYDALRQRFWRQYITQYDADDTGAMSITELTAMLDSLGSTLTRGTIEGYFSSCGKSADKDELTIEEVIKCLEGEVTKSRFEKQKVATDDFATTGTSTPAVAAQSAEHGLNMVGPAGNISSPVDPDELADHIRNSRPRNQEGTYGDEAAGNIVPIKAEDKEAGVPAVKVERTASFDGTTVSANGALTPQSVSSDADDAEGDLSSSPDDRERIINIKTCPLCHRPRLGKKTEQDIVTHLAVCASADWSRVDRIVTANYVTSSQAQRKFLSKIVNKVAIGSYALGANSANVIVQDRITGQLQEEKMAVYVRLGIRVLYKGAKTSMHGARARKLLKSLSVKQGLKYDSPSSVVDIPGFIAFHRLDVNEILDPLDSFKTFNQFFYRKLKPDARPVEEPDNPGRLVSCADSRMMAFETVSEATQIWIKGREFTVGRLLGPNYKDVADRYEGGALAIFRLAPQDYHRFHSPVKGKIGKMTMIDGEYYTVNPQAIRTTLDVYGENVRKVVPIQTEDFGLVMTVWVGAMMVGSILTSVEEGQEVDRADELGYFAFGGSTIVCLFEKGALTWDEDLLQNGRASIETLVRMGMGIGRSTRK is encoded by the exons ATGGCGCCCGATATGGAAGCCGCTCTGGCTCTATCGGATTCCAATGCAAACGCCAACGATCAAGCTCGTCATAATACACAACGCTCGCATCCACGCCTGAAACGTCTAGCTACCAAACCGCTCAAACTTGCCGCATCAACGTTCCGTAATCGACCTCGATCAAACTCTGCTTCCCGAGGTCAGTCGCCCGATAGATCGACAGCGACATCGACGGAGCACTCAAGTAGTGCCCCATCTATCGCGGAAGGGAAGACTGGTTCTTccaatggtggtggtggtggtggaggtggggtgtggaggagaaggaggagtcaTCATTTACATCATTCACATATGCCGGTCAGTAGTGAGGCAGCAACGCTCACTCCTACGCAAGTAGCCTCAGCTGCTAGGGGTCCTCGTAAACCCctcgaaggggaagaacCAGCAGCTTGGCTCAGAGTCAGAGTTGTCAAAGCGCAAGATCTAGTAGCCAAGGATAGAAGTGGCACGAGTGATCC CTTCTTATCACTCCTAATGCCACCTTCCTCACGTCAGACCACGCCCGTTGTGAAGAAAACCCTCAACCCGACATTCCCTTCCGAATCAAGTACGTTCGATTTCCCGCTCTACAACAGTTTGTCGGGCGTCGTTGGCGGTAGAGGTCTGGAAGGTGTGCTCtgggacaag GACCTCATGAGGAAGGAATACATGGGAGAGCTGGCGATACCAATTGAAGACTGGTTCCCTGGCGGAGATGTCAAACTCTGGAGCGAAGACCTGCCC ATCCTCACTCATCGGCTCTTGTCCACTCGCCGAAAACACCAAGTGTCTGGAACTGTATCCTTCCAGATCGGCTTCATCCCCTCCAAGAATGCTTCACCCAACGAGGATACGTTGAGAAAAGCAAGGATGGTCTACGGTGCTATGGTTGAGCAAGCTACTATTGGCCGAGGCGCCATCGGAGTACTTGGTGTACCTGCT TACAAAGGAATCGGAACGGTCAAGATGCGCCGGAAATCGACTTTCGATGCGTCTGATGAAAGTGAGAAAAGCTCAATCAGTCGTTTCAGCAGTGCCAAAGCGGCTATCAAAAATTCAGTGTCGGGCAACCACAAgacatctcctctttcctcaGAAGTGGATCGCCTTGGAGTTGAAGctgaagtcgaagaagactttgacgaagacgacatTCTCTCGGACGACGGCATGTCGAGTTCATCTTCGGACGAATACGAGGATGCCgtagatgaagaagatgatcatcaAATCCCTGCCAGCGAATCGCCATCTTTGGTCGAAACACTCATCGAGAAAATGAGCGGTCAGACGGCCGGTCTTCCTTCAGGTAAACCTGCGAATGTACCTCAACGACCTAGCGAAGACCAAGTTCCCAAGACGGCTGGTCTTCTCACGCCTTCTCACAGTCAAGCGATGCCGAGAACGCCTTCCCGCCAAACATCTCTTCCGGGATACTTTGATTCTGCAACTACGGGCAGAAGCGGTCTCGACTCGGGACTGTCTACGCCAACAATCACCACTCCTGGTGGTACGAAGACGCGTCGACCTCTGTTCAAACGTGGCAAGAGCAGAACTGGTTCGCAGAACCAGCTGCAACAaatagagaagaagagtaagaagaagaagggattcAACTTTGATGCTGCTCAAGGCAGAGAGGTCCTGGGTATCGTCATTCTTGAGATCAAGGGAGCAGCTGATTTGCCCAAGCTGAAGAATG CCTTGAGGGTATCATTCGATATGGATCCCTTTGTCGTGATCTCGTTTGGGAAGAAAGTGTTTAGAACAAGGGTCATTCGGCACTCGCTCAATCCTACATGGGACGAAAAGCTCCTCTTCCACGTTAGGAGGCACGAGAGCTCGTACACCATGCAGTTCGCGGTGCTGGATtgggacaag GTTTCCGGCAACGATATGGTCGGCACATGTACCTTACCATTGAGTGAGCTGGTTGCGGACGCTCCCAAACCCGATGCCGAAACCGGTTTATATGACAAGGAAGTGGACGGAAAGCACGAGATGAAGGAGTTTACA CTCCCCATATCAACCGACAAAGACGTGGCGTGGGAAGCGAAACATTCTCCCAAACTGACCATCCGGGCCAAGTATGAACCATACGATGCTCTTCGTCAACGCTTCTGGCGACAGTATATCACACAGTACGACGCCGACGATACCGGTGCTATGTCTATCACTGAGCTTACGGCGATGCTCGACTCGCTTGGCTCCACCCTTACGCGTGGCACAATCGAAGGCTACTTCTCAAGCTGCGGCAAGTCTGCAGACAAGGATGAATTGACTATCGAGGAAGTCATCAAATGTTtggagggagaagtgacCAAGAGTCGGTTCGAAAAACAGAAAGTCGCAACCGATGATTTCGCCACTACTGGAACCTCAACACCCGCTGTTGCGGCCCAATCTGCCGAGCATGGCCTGAACATGGTTGGACCGGCCGGCAATATATCGTCCCCGGTTGACCCAGACGAGTTGGCGGATCACATCCGAAACAGTCGACCGAGAAATCAGGAGGGTACATATGGTGACGAAGCCGCAGGGAACATTGTGCCAATCAAAGCggaagacaaagaagctGGTGTCCCTGCTGTCAAAGTCGAGCGGACTGCATCTTTCGATGGGACGACTGTCTCCGCCAACGGCGCTCTCACACCTCAATCTGTCTCTTCCGACGCGGACGATGCTGAGGGCGACTTGTCGTCCTCACCGGACGATCGTGAGAGAATTATCAATATCAAGACCTGTCCTCTTTGCCATCGACCTAGATTGGGCAAGAAGACGGAACAAGATATCGTCACCCATCTTGCGGTGTGTGCCTCTGCAGATTGGTCAAGAGTCGACCGAATCGTCACCGCCAATTATGTGACTTCcagtcaagctcaacgaaAGTTCTTGTCAAAGATCGTGAACAAGGTGGCGATTGGAAGTTATGCGCTGGGAGCGAACAGCGCGAATGTAATTGTGCAAGACAGAATAACTGGACAATTgcaggaagagaagatggcagTGTATGTGAGGCTGGGTATCAGAGTGTTGTATAAGGGAGCGAAGACGAGCATGCACGGTGCAAGGG CTCGAAAGCTGCTCAAGTCGCTCTCGGTAAAGCAGGGATTGAAATACGATTCGCCCTCATCGGTAGTCGATATACCAGGCTTCATAGCCTTCCACCGACTCGACGTCAATGAGATTCTAGATCCTCTCGATTCTTTCAAGACCTTCAACCAGTTCTTCTATCGTAAACTCAAACCCGATGCGCGACCTGTCGAAGAGCCAGACAATCCTGGTCGACTGGTATCGTGTGCCGATTCTAGGATGATGGCTTTTGAGACTGTTAGTGAGGCGACGCAAATCTGGATCAAGGGCAGAGAATTCACAGTGGGAAGGCTGTTGGGTCCGAATTACAAGGATGTGGCGGATAGGTATGAGGGTGGGGCGTTAGCAATCTTTAG ACTCGCACCTCAAGATTACCACCGGTTCCATTCCCCGGTCAAAGGCAAGATTGGCAAGATGACCATGATCGATGGAGAATACTACACCGTCAACCCACAAGCTATCCGTACCACACTAGATGTGTATGGAGAGAATGTGAGGAAGGTTGTACCCATTCAAACGGAGGACTTCGGTCTTGTCATGACGGTCTGGGTGGGAGCTATGA TGGTTGGGAGTATCTTGACTTCCGTTGAGGAAGGACAGGAAGTCGATAGAGCCGACGAATTGGGATACTTTGCGTTTG GAGGTTCCACCATTGTCTGTTTATTCGAGAAAGGCGCTTTGACATGGGACGAAGACTTGCTTCAAAATGGTCGAGCGAGCATCGAAACACTTgtgagaatgggaatgggcaTAGGACGAAGTACTCGAAAGTGA